The stretch of DNA TAACAAATCAGGAATTGTTGGAAAAAGCATGTGATGTCCTGATTCCTGCGGCCATTTCAGGTGTAATCAACAAACAAAATGCCAGCAGGATTAATTGCAATATTGTGATTGAAGCAGCTAATGGACCTACCACTAAAGAGGCTCTGAAAATTTTGGATGAACGCGAAATTCTTGTTGTCCCTGATATTCTTGCAAATTCTGGTGGTGTCATTGTTTCCTATTTTGAGTGGTGCCAAAACAACCAAGGCTATTATTGGACTGAGGAAACGGTGGAGACTCGATTAAAGGAAAAAATAACTGACAGTTTCAAGAATGTGTATAAAACCGCTAAAAAGTATGGAGTGAATATGAAAATTGCTGCTTATATTGAGGGAATTAAAAAACTGGCAGAAACCTCAAGGCTAAGAGGCTGGTTGAAATATTAAAATACGCGATGAAAAGGAGGCGGATAAAATGAAGCTTGATATTCTGTCTGAACAAAAAGATCAACAACTTTTGCATTACTTTTGTCTCATTTCAAATAATCACCGCTACGATTTGGCTATTGGTTACTCGAATCATTTTTATGGCAAAGCAATGGTCACTTCCATGCAAACAGGAAATATGGTTTTACTCTGCCAAGAGGACACCTATGCTCCTCAGTATTGGGCTAATCGTCTTGGAATAGAAGAAGAGGATATTACAGAATTTCAAGACTTTTTTTGCCTTGTTTTACAATCAGGACCCTTTCAAGAACAATATTAACACCAAACTAGGAGGT from Neobacillus sp. CF12 encodes:
- a CDS encoding SAV0927 family protein, with the protein product MKLDILSEQKDQQLLHYFCLISNNHRYDLAIGYSNHFYGKAMVTSMQTGNMVLLCQEDTYAPQYWANRLGIEEEDITEFQDFFCLVLQSGPFQEQY